From the Papaver somniferum cultivar HN1 chromosome 2, ASM357369v1, whole genome shotgun sequence genome, the window ggagtattttctttgttattataatatcaacaacgacattttcagggattgaatgtaagcagtttactgtgctgtggaattcgggaatcaagcgtatgtgtaatgaattcttgtaatttgtttatccatatgatgtaagagttttgtcactaaaattaacaaagggggatatttttagagtattctcggttgaacccaccaaacgctggtatgtcaagcttagttgtcatattttagtgaatcaaaactcatgttaagagtcgcttgattatgtactagagtcaacttcgtataggttagcttgaaagtattaggataatgagacattacaagtattgcgaagacttgaagatttgaagaagcaaggagctacaacgacaacaatcatctttccacttgaggttagtgatatttgacttgaactgtttcattccctaacgtatctttcaagtcgtgcatattgaaaacaaaactgtgaagcatatttgaactctaaatagacatagtattaaggaatacaatacgaggtttattgcttaaccattaaactttgtagataagacatcgccataatcatttgaatgctattgtgattatgtatgggtatgaggtgagaatttcatcttagggaacaattttttacatgtgttctaaggaagtaagttcataaacttgtttgtgaatcgaaaaggaaatcgccagacgttattggttttgttattcattatatatcttatgaacaatcaatatatgtgattgagtataaccgtttacgacttgtttgtgttcttggtagaactattcacaaaggcctgacttatgtattggtatgacttttattagtgaaaccgatcttgagtaatcacctgagacggtatgatcgggtttgtgattttatgtctgaccaaatatgggaaaggggaaccgatcctagtaagaggtgcaatacatcacaaaggggaaccgatccttgtatgaggtgcaacagggtttatagaagaaaggggaaccgatcctatgaacatgtgcaacacgtttttagcaaagggtaaccgatcctatggacatgtgcaacacatataagttagataccatatatatgtggggaaccgatcctagtacctagtcaaccgaattttgtaaatctagcgtgactatgcacagtactcacatggaaggtagaaccgaaacttgttttggtagaaccgttaaacccatgattttgattgaatgttatttgatcaatcgcgtagttcttgaaagtcagatgaaccaattctaaacttgtttggaagtgtggcaaatcggtttcaaggttgtaagtgtgaaagagaacttaaaaagtaaggatgtcgacatactttgaacacgtgctgtgaatgtttatttctttaattgttcaaagttattccttaatagctaaaggaatagaatcccaggatcgaaacataaataagttaagaatcttttaattaaggtaattaacttcatttttgggaaaataagaattagtaatgtgcatttactaattagagattttctgagagattttgatcattatttttggacagagcatttccaggaattatggaaaccgaatttgtgctttaatgaatatcttgaaaatattttcggttttggaaattccttggtgttcaaacttccttgtctataaatacttgaagtttgcctttctagcaaactaatccttcgtaacaacaagcttcctctttgttgtgttgttactggtatagcctcctattcgaagaggagagtaacctaattaggagaaatctcttacgaccgctcagtttaaattcttctttggtattgagaagctctagcgtgtaccgttggtgggaaactagataattgcgatttatcttttatttcattgatttgattgactaacggtggttgaactttgattgcacctagtttgtttatgcttgagaatcttctcttctaatataagattcactcaaactagttcagagtttcgacagggatatttagactgttgttagttctaaagacgatcttgtgataatttattgttaacagactccgttctgtacgtgattgatcacaagagactcaagtgattgtgtgaatgttattattgaagatctaagaagatttgaagacgatgaagatattgaagatttccaatttgtgggttcataatcttcggtgtgcacaatacttgtttcggtaaaagaggatccaattaataatcggtttatctctgcgatagattggattgactaattgagtagatcgacatcaacacaattctttggattaatagttttTTTGGCTTAAtgttaaacgattacttcggtaattgaacatatgatagatctaaggacctgacgaaggagtttatgttaagataaacagaagagcctttgtctgactcatatcatttggttgaatagagctgataccaaacatatttgttgttcctttaatgtttggaatacgaaccaaatgaattgttccaagtacgtgacttatttataagttggaggcgtgggaatatagacggaactaggtgaactataggtttagttacttgtctcaactatacgaagttaggtgtaattttgtgtagcggcttaatcctgagagtattcaattctgtacaaggtcccgaggtttttctgcatttgcggtttcctcgtgaacaaaatcttgatgtgtcatttattttatatttccgcattataattattttattataattaaagtaaattacacaaacgtcaattcctatttacttgataagtgaatcctattgtgtttggttaagtcctaacctttttatcaagtaacatacttcttcgttgtattgtctcgatcttgtatccatagacgatcacacgaagtgtgaaccgattagttgtattgtttcgactcagtccataaacaatcactttcggagaaaggacttataggtaggaaatttttagcttgaggtatatttgggtaccctcgcctttttacTTTTATCACTCCTTCTCCAATTATTTCCCAAGCATATCTATGAAAGAAACTAGggaaaccatctggtcctggtgCACTATCAGCATTCAAAGCAAAAACAACCTCTTTGATTTCCTGAGATGAAGGAATAGTTTCTAATATGATATTATCAGCCTCATTAATTACTCCTGGAATTGCATTAAAAATATCCTCAACAAAATTCATCTCACTACTTGTAAATTTTTCTTCAAAATGTTCTCCAAGTAGCTTGCAATCTTCTTAGAATCTGTAATCATATTACCTTCTTCATTTTCTAATTCAGTAATTGAATTCTGAGCTTGTCTTATTCTTATGGAAGTATGAAAAAATCTTGTATTAGCAGCCCCATTTTTTAACCAAtttattcttgatttttgttgcaaAATAGCTCTATGTTGCTCTGTGAGAATTTCTTGTTTACCTGTTGCACACACCAGATCATTTAGCAATGATATATTACTAGGATGTATGTCAGATATCATGGAAGCTTTTATcacctctttttcagcttcttgTAACTTTAACCTAACATCACCAAACACATTCCAATTCCAGTcttgtattttcttcttcattattttcCTTTTGTTCATAAAGACGTAAACATAATTACCATGAATATTCTCATTTCAAGCCTCCTGAATCACCTCCTTAAAACTGCTCTCTTCCAGCCGTACTTTTAAGACCATGAATGAAATATTTTTTGGTTTATTAACATCCGTACAATAACCTAATAATGGACTATGATCTGTATCTCCCCTCACACTTACTTTGTAAGACCATTTTGGATAAGTATCCATCCATTTCAGATTATATAAAGCTCTTTCCAAAGTGCAAACAATTCTCTTATTTCCTACTCTATAATTACACCAAGTAAAATGCAAACTTGTTGTTGGAGCCTGTATGAGACAACAAGTATTAATACAGTTATGAAAATCCTGCATTGCCACTCCCAAAGGAGATCTTCCACCCTTTTTCTCCTCAGTACTTAAAACTGTATTAAAATCTCCTATAACTAGCCAAGGTAAATTCATAATACTTATTTTCTCCAATTCCAACCATAACTCCCTCATATCATTAGCTAAAGAAGCTGCATGAACTCCAAAAACAAGAACACCCCCTACATCCACTGTAATCACCTGTTTAGTTATTGAGACAATAATTGGTGTAGTAATAGATGCACTCCAAAAAAGCCAAATACTCCTTTTACCTCCATTCACAGAATTATGTATAACCATATGATTTATTCCTTTAAGTTTCAGCTATTTACTATCTTTTGAATTCCATTTAATTTTTGGTTCAACCACAAAACACAAAGTAGGACTAAATTGATTCATTAAACTTCTGAGTTTGTCTTTTCCTTTATCTCTTCTTAAGCCTCTGACATTCCAGAATATTGCCTTCATTTAGAATTAGAACTTTGAGAAGAAACAAGACTTCTCATTCCCTTTTTCTCTTTTACTAAATTAAGACCTCACTGTCTTCTTGTTGTAATTAAGCTTATAGGATTTGGTTTCACCACCTTCTTAATAACTTCAGAAATTCCCACTTCATCTTCACCTACTACTTTTACCACTTGAACCGTTGAAAAACTACTAGAGGATACGTCTAAAAAAATCACATTAATAGGAGGAATATCCCCAGTATCCATTCCTTGTAACACATGAAACTTACCTGAATTGCTCTTATTACCTTCAGAAGCACACTCCACGTCTTGAATTATTGGAGGGATAATTACATCCACAATTTCATCTTGACTTACCACTTCCTTCTCAATTGGTTGTTCTCTTCTTTTGGGAGTATTACAAAAGACTTCCCTCCTTTGTTCTGCTACCCTTTTTGATTTAGCCTGCCAAACATTCTTCTCCTTATCTACCTCCTTCCTTTTTGATCTACACTCTTCCACCAAATGACCCACCACATTACAGTGCTTACCTAACTTAGGTGATTTGGGAATTCTGATCTCTTGTAGAAATCCACCATACTGAGTTTCAACCCAAATATTACTAGGAATTGGTTTCATAAGATACACTTCAACCAAAACATTAGTATGGTAACCAATCTCTCTTCTTAAAGTAGTTTCATCCACTTTGATGGGTATTCCTACAACTTTACCTAATTCCATAACAATTTCTTCCTTCTAGTATTCAATACATAAACCAGGAAAATGCACCAAACAAATTCTGTCGAAGCTTTTTGATTAGCATGGATGAAGTTAAGTTCTCATTCCCTAAGTTGAAGAGTCTGAAGCTCAACCTCCCAAAAACCACCAAATAAGTTTCTTATCAATTTCATTTTCAAGCTTAATTATGAAGAATCCTTTACCTAGAGGTATGAATTGACATTTACCAGTAAGGCTTCATTGTTTCCTAAGAGAGGATTCAActgtttccattttcaattttactAAATCCAATCTTTCAATCAAACTATGCTGCCATTCAACTAAACTTTCATCAATATCCTCatcagaaatataaagagaaggaTGCTAACCTTTACCTTCAGATTTATTTTCTGCCGTCGACGAAAAATTTGAAGTAGATCTCATAAAATCCAGTATCGAAACACTTTCAGAATTAGTTCGAGATTTATTTGATTCATACATTATTAATACTACAGATTAGTACAATAAACACAAATCATTTGACCAGTAAGAAATCCAAACCCCGAATCTGTGAAATTTCTACGCTGAAAACGATGAAGAAACGAAAAAATTTATGCCTGAGTTTGTCGCCGATTTGCAGAGTTTTTCTCACCTCAACTCACCGCCGATTAGTATTTCAGTGTGAtcatccttgatcatctcttttctttcttattgTATTTCTATACTactgaactacacattaattctccccatttttgtcaataaaattggcaaaggtacgaaaactagtggaatgctaatgaaatttccatagagatacttcatgaccaaagaaaagcacatatcaacttttttagatgcaatcataaagccgaagataaatgcattcatcaaggagtttataaatatacaagataacccctataatattccacaaccgcactccccacaaagatatggaaattaagcgcaagttcaattaagaactctcccccattaaatatcattcccgaaagaacaacaagagcgaccttactttcacaagaaaagaaggatttctttggatattaataAATCACATAATaaaatgaatttgtatccaaaaatctcaattaaattaaccacaagagaacccatgattaacttaatcggaatactgaaccaaattaaccacaaatgaattcatgattaatataattggaaatgctcatataagtaaacttacggagccgcgcaatatatacataaaaaatatatcaaggaagatcaatactgcggaataaacaaagattcattctattttcatcactatttgcacaatgacatataataggcatatttttgtaaacaaaaattcatcttctcttccatcaatatttgcataatgacataataggcataatttttgtttgtcaaaagttcattcaatctttgatcaatacttgcatatcgacatgtgaaagagataacttttgaccacgtatgggacaatcatagttcacggacgcaaacacacatatcccataacaatttgcgatataaaaccataaagattaatactgcaaaaatcatcttccaaataaactttagaatttaaataaataaatctaaaaacatttcaagatgaaaacattggacatagctatgtgtactcacaataatggctattccaaaccctagttatccttattaaacaaaaacaagaataaaattctcataagaagtttcctagacattaagacctttgaaaagttctttatcgtccccgaactccttgtcgtcaacagccatagggacataaggttcatgaaggtaAGAGTTGATATCAatgaaccttcttgactgatgccgaaccagagtcttctgaatttcaagagtcttaaacacaaaagcctttatttgttgaatctcctttctagttgccttcaactcttcaagaacatcagaaaacttccgagaatttgaaggaacgactcttggttttctcacattccttctctttctcttcaggtttggaggtaacagagatctttctttttccttcatgattgatggcttaacaatcatattgacatcttttccaccCGAAGACATGgttcttggagtatccatatgcatacgggtttgtgagagaaaatcacaaTCTaacctcaacaagcagtcttaagataaagaGTAGcatggaaggaaaaaggaatgtagggttacgaaacctttaaacacaggttcgtgcacgcacaactcatAACCCTATGAAGGATAGAAttttcgagaataaccctcttttattgaaagACCAAATAAGtcatttccaatatcaattagatacgGAAGAATTCCAAACTTGCAAAGGcacaacaaatctaagaaaaaaacaaaaaacaaaaatttccctagagcctgaggtgtgcacaatcttgtctctttttgatcaggtacatgagataagatgcaccaaacaatacaatcaagttgtgctgcggtgaacaacaatctgtccatcATGagctttttgaaaggaattcatagaaccatgtCTCTCCGAAAGTTTAGACCATAATTTTTCTTTCAGTGGCCTATTCTTGTTGGAAACTAatttctttgaagaagataaaatcttacataccttagcAGTTTTTTGAACAAgcgcaagcttgtttgctagtcgattttgtctttgttgaagtttgttgacatatctcatcttgtgtttgtacttgaaacactttgaaagttcatgacctttgagtgaacaataagagcatgtcaacacataaGATGATTCAAGTGCTCGAGAGGTGCAGGCTGCTAAGCACATAGTGGCACCTAAAAAATTAGACAGAGAGTTCCAACAGAAAGATCAATtgtttcttccagattggttgggttctcttctgaaaggatatcaatattgatgtatgtattgatacagatatcaaaatcaatattttcacaaagaagatcaacacttgatttttcatcttcgttagaatcatagttgtcagacatttcatcaagagttgcagcaagacctttgttcccagtgcattttttccgatttggacactcatttgcaaaatgaccaaaacctttacacttaaagcactgaggcatatcctcgccATTAGTATCAtca encodes:
- the LOC113350592 gene encoding uncharacterized protein LOC113350592 produces the protein MELGKVVGIPIKVDETTLRREIGYHTNVLVEVYLMKPIPSNIWVETQYGGFLQEIRIPKSPKLGKHCNVVGHLVEECRSKRKEVDKEKNVWQAKSKRVAEQRREVFCNTPKRREQPIEKEVVSQDEIVDVIIPPIIQDVECASEGNKSNSGKFHVLQGMDTGDIPPINVIFLDVSSSSFSTVQVVKVVGEDEVGISEVIKKVITVDVGGVLVFGVHAASLANDMRELWLELEKISIMNLPWLVIGDFNTVLSTEEKKGGRSPLGVAMQDFHNCINTCCLIQAPTTSLHFTWCNYRVGNKRIVCTLERALYNLKWMDTYPKWSYKVSVRGDTDHSPLLGYCTDVNKPKNISFMVLKVRLEESSFKEVIQEA